Proteins from one Nitrosopumilus sp. genomic window:
- a CDS encoding cupredoxin domain-containing protein, producing the protein MLKKITILGITVTAILLIISLSTFDPSSEENNDELELIVKGDVVMPSKVSRPGCEKMDRCYIPSIITIESGKEVTWVNEDSAFHSVTSGFYDTPSDLFDSGYLDPSESFTFTFNEPGRYDYFCTLHPWMYGQVIVE; encoded by the coding sequence TTGTTAAAAAAAATAACTATTTTAGGAATTACTGTAACTGCAATTCTGTTGATCATATCTTTATCAACTTTTGATCCCTCTTCTGAAGAAAATAATGATGAATTGGAATTAATTGTTAAAGGTGATGTTGTAATGCCCTCAAAAGTTTCTCGTCCTGGATGTGAAAAAATGGACAGATGTTATATTCCCTCTATAATTACAATTGAATCTGGAAAAGAAGTTACTTGGGTTAATGAGGATTCTGCATTTCATAGTGTAACCTCAGGCTTTTACGATACGCCATCTGATCTATTTGATAGTGGTTACCTAGATCCATCTGAATCATTCACATTCACTTTTAATGAGCCAGGCAGATATGATTATTTTTGTACTCTTCATCCTTGGATGTATGGACAAGTAATAGTAGAATAA